Sequence from the Deltaproteobacteria bacterium genome:
AGGGAATGACAGTCCTTTTGTGGGACATTTACGCCTGAACTCCTTACCTGACTCTCTCCCTGTCGGGCGTTTTTATACTACAGAAGGGACAGTAGGGGAAATTCCGGTCATCCACTTGCTTGACTTCGTCGCCCGTCATGGCACCCTCGTGCCGTTAGTGCTGTCGTAAAGGAGCTTATCATGCCCGCCGCAGACATCTCCCTCTCCCTGTCCGCTGAACCTCTCTCTCCAACTTCTCTACTGGAAACCGCACAGAGTTTCGCCCCGCGCATTCGCTTAGTCTATGAACAAATCGAGGCGGATCGTCGCCTTCCTCCTGCGTTAGTCAAATCGTTCGCCCATGCTGGTCTGTTTCGTTTATTGATTCCACAGGCTCTCGGTGGACTGGAAACCGATGCTGTCACCGCGCTGCAGGTTTTTGAAGAAATGGCTAAAGTCGACGGCTCTGTTGGTTGGAGCATCATGATCGGTGCAACTGGTGGCTTGGTCAGCGCCTACTTGGCTCCTCAGGTTGCATGGACCATCTATGGTAGCGATCCTCAGGTCATTACGGGTGGCGCGCTGTCCCCAACTGGCAAGGCCGTCGCTGTTGACGGTGGTTATCGTGTCACTGGCCACTGGCAGTTCAACAGTGGGTGCCAGCATTGTTCGTGGCTCATGGGCACCTGCATCATTTTTGATGGCGATACACCGAGAAAAGGCAAGAATGGGGAAACGATCTCAACGATGATGATTTTTCCGGCGACCGACGTAGAAATTATAGATACGTGGCTGGTCTCTGGGTTACGTGGCAGCGGTAGTCACGACATCGTCGCCAATGATGTTTTCGTTCCTAATGGATACCACGCTTCGCTTGTCTCTGACCATCCGTTTCATGATGGTCCACTCTATCGTTTTCCGATGTTTGGCTTACTTGCTGTTTCTGTTGCCAGTGTCGCGTTAGGCATTGCCCGAGGTGCAATTAACACCTTACGGGAAATGGCCCCAAAGAAACGCCTTACCACCACCCGCAAGCGTATGGCGGAACGCGAGGTCGTGCAAATGCAGGTCGCGCAGGCAGAAGGCCTTTTACGATCCGGGCGCGCGTTTCTGTTCGACACCGTACAGCACGTATGGAATAGCCTTCTGGCCCAGGAAACCCCGACCCTGGAACAACGCGCCCTTTTACGGTTAGCCGCAACCCAGGCCACAACCCAGGCCGCTCAGGCGATCGACCTTATGTATCACGCCGCAGGGACCAGCTCGATTTGGGCACACAATCCGTTACAGCGCTACTTTCGCGATGTCCACGTCGTCACCCAACATGCCATCCTCAGCGCACCGATCTATGAACTGACAGGGCGCGTGTTCATCGGACAGCCAACGGAAACATCGATGCTTTAACCTCTTTCCTCTTTACGAACTATCACGGTGAATTCATACAATCCGTAGTCGTGGAGAATCGCTACCCAACGAGAATAGTGACGCTGGCAGTAATCGAATAAGAAACCGGGATCGGCATAGTACAAATCTGGACGCATCCGCTCGCGGTCGGAATAACTGGTCAACACATTGAAAGCAAAGCCACGCGTACTGAGCTGAGCCATTTGCTCGATCGTATCAAGCATGTAGGTGCGCCATTCTTCCAGCTCGGTTGAGAGTTTTACGTTGAAGATCCCGCTCGCAACGGTATAGTGCGCCGTGGTGAGCGATGCAGGCGCGTCAGAAAACCGACAATTTGCCAGGTGTCCATACTGCTCATGGGCGTAGCGAATCATCGCCGGCGCAAGATCGAATCCGTGATAATGAAACGGCACCTGGCAATTCGTCTGCAGGTATGCGGCTAACGCGCCAAAGCCACAGCCAATATCGTTAAAAGAAAAAGGGCCTCGTTCGCTATCAAGCACCCGGAGGAGTTGTTGAAAACGAAGCTGCTGTGACGCTTCGGAGTTCCAATCAACTCCTCGCGCCGTCGGTCCATGTTCTACAACCTTCGCCGTATAATAGGCTTCAACTTGCTGTAGCAAGGCGTGTCGCTGACCACTCATACTCATTGGTATCGAACAATTCTTGACTTTGGCAAAGGAGTCTCTTAAAGCACCTTTCACTGATTATCAAGTCAGAAAGGGCTAGCAGTCCACAATCGTCGCCATGAAACTGGTCAGAATTGATCCACCTGGCACCTTCTGTTTCTACGAAGCAGTGTTCGATATGGTTGATCGCTTGCACGCACGTACGTTCGTCGAGGTTGGCTGTGGTGCTGGTGGGCTCTCATACAAATTAGTTGAACGCGGGCTCACAGGCGTTGGCTACGATTTCTCTGCTGAGGCCGTCGCCCTCGCTACGGAAACCTTACGTCCCTTCATTGCCGCGCGACGATACCAACTCATCCACGGCGACGTGTGGAGTATCGCCGCTAGCGAAGAGCACGTTGACCTGAGCCTCAGTATGATGGTCATGGAACATATCCATGACGATGTGGCATTTTTGCAAAAGCTTGCCTCGCTCGTCCGCCCTGGTGGGCATGTCCTGGTCGCAGTGCCAGGACGAAAAGAGAAATGGTCGGTTGAGGATGATACCGTTGGTCACTTACGTCGCTATGACCGAGAAGACTTGATCGCCACCTTTGCGAAAGCACAGATCGAGAATGTTGAAGTGTGGTCCGTTGCGGTCCCTACAGCCAACTTACTTTTCTCACTCGGGAACCTCATGATTCGTCACAGTGCGGAGACGGAGAAGCGCCAACAAAGCCAGCGCCAGCAAACGGAAACGAGTGGCATCCGCGAGATTCCCTTTAAGACGGTGTTCCCTCCGTTCTGCAAGCTCCTGTTGAATCGCGTGACACTTGCTCCGCTCTTCTGGCTCCAACGCCGGTTCTACCATACCCGTCTTGGCTTAACGCTGTTGGGGGTGGGGACAGTGAAATAACCTGATCATCCTTGCCCACCGCGATATGTCCGTTGTTCGGGTGGCAGTCGAAAGGTTTGCACATCTGCGGGTGGGATCGCCCACATCCCGAGCGTCTGCGCCAACGGCGAGTCACGATCAATCTGCCCGCGTAATAGCTCCGCCAGGTTAATCTGTTGTTTAATGAACGGACGCGTGTATTGCAGATTGATCGCTCGTCGAGGAGAGAGCGAGGTGTTTGCTCCACCGCAGTGGTACACGCGCGAATCAAACACTACTAATGACCCTCGTGGTGCCACGACCTGCTCGGCATGACGTACGAGGTATTCATCACTTGGAGTGAATATGGTGTGATGAGTGTGCGGAACAAACTTGGTAGCCCCAGTCACCGGAGAGAAATCGTCAAGCACCCAGAAGGTATTTACTGAGAGCAGTTGGTCACTCCGAAATGGCTTGGCGAAATCACGATGGAAGACGGTCTGATTACTCAATTGTTGGGGAAAGGCAATGATGCCGTTGATGAGATGCAAAATCGCGGTTTCACCAACGGTCCGTGCTAACACCGCCATAGTCAATGGATGGCGTACCAAAGGCGCAAAGGCAAAATCATACTGCAGCAACGCTCGACATATGCCCCACTCTCCGCTTCGCCGTAACGCGGCTTCCCCATATTCATCGCACTGTCGTTGCCACACGGTA
This genomic interval carries:
- a CDS encoding class I SAM-dependent methyltransferase codes for the protein MKLVRIDPPGTFCFYEAVFDMVDRLHARTFVEVGCGAGGLSYKLVERGLTGVGYDFSAEAVALATETLRPFIAARRYQLIHGDVWSIAASEEHVDLSLSMMVMEHIHDDVAFLQKLASLVRPGGHVLVAVPGRKEKWSVEDDTVGHLRRYDREDLIATFAKAQIENVEVWSVAVPTANLLFSLGNLMIRHSAETEKRQQSQRQQTETSGIREIPFKTVFPPFCKLLLNRVTLAPLFWLQRRFYHTRLGLTLLGVGTVK
- a CDS encoding class I SAM-dependent methyltransferase, with translation MSGQRHALLQQVEAYYTAKVVEHGPTARGVDWNSEASQQLRFQQLLRVLDSERGPFSFNDIGCGFGALAAYLQTNCQVPFHYHGFDLAPAMIRYAHEQYGHLANCRFSDAPASLTTAHYTVASGIFNVKLSTELEEWRTYMLDTIEQMAQLSTRGFAFNVLTSYSDRERMRPDLYYADPGFLFDYCQRHYSRWVAILHDYGLYEFTVIVRKEERG
- a CDS encoding hydroxylase, yielding MPAADISLSLSAEPLSPTSLLETAQSFAPRIRLVYEQIEADRRLPPALVKSFAHAGLFRLLIPQALGGLETDAVTALQVFEEMAKVDGSVGWSIMIGATGGLVSAYLAPQVAWTIYGSDPQVITGGALSPTGKAVAVDGGYRVTGHWQFNSGCQHCSWLMGTCIIFDGDTPRKGKNGETISTMMIFPATDVEIIDTWLVSGLRGSGSHDIVANDVFVPNGYHASLVSDHPFHDGPLYRFPMFGLLAVSVASVALGIARGAINTLREMAPKKRLTTTRKRMAEREVVQMQVAQAEGLLRSGRAFLFDTVQHVWNSLLAQETPTLEQRALLRLAATQATTQAAQAIDLMYHAAGTSSIWAHNPLQRYFRDVHVVTQHAILSAPIYELTGRVFIGQPTETSML